ATAATTACttaagtgaacaaaataaaaacaaactcttaGCCAGCCAGCTGGAGGAGATAAAGCTacaaatcaagaaacagaaagaattagAGAACGGGGAGGTAGAAGGGGAAGATGCTTTCCTGTCCAGCAAAGGCAGGCATGAGAGGACTAAGTTTAGAGCGCATGGGAATGAGGCACCTGTGTCCAAGCAGACACCCCGGGAACTGTCCCCTCAGCATAAGCGGGAAAGGCACCGAAACAGGGAATTTGTTCTCAACAATGAAAACTATCCTCTGAGCAACAGGCAGGTTTCCTCTCCCAGCTTTACCAACAGGAGGGCAGCCAAAGCTTCCAACACAGGGGCAGGTGCAGACAGTGGGACTCAGGAGACAAAGAGAACTGAAGATCGATTCGCATCTGGCTCCTCTCAGAGTGAAGGGAAGAAGTCCAGGGAACAGCCGTCAGTGCTTAGCCGCTACCCGCCAGCTGCCCAGGAGCACAATAAAGTTTGGAAGGGCACTCCCAAGCCAGGTACTGAGAGTGGGCTGAAGGGGAAAGTAGAGAAGACGACACGAACATTTAGTGATACCACCCATGGATCTGTTCCCAATGACATATCAGGGAGAGGTGACAAGGCTTCTGACACCTCCACAGAGGCCCTCTTTGGCAAGAGGGGGCAGGTGCCTGGCAATGGAAGTCAAATAACTCAGGCTGCAGACTCTGGCAGTTCTAAGGCCGTGGGAGCTCTGGCAACATCTAGAAGATCTTCCTCAGAAGGGCTCTCTAAGGGGAAAAAGGCTGCCAACGGCCCAGAGGCTGATACCAGTTTCCCAAATTCCAAGGCTCCACCTTTATCAAAGTATCCTTATAGCTCCAGAAGCCAAGAGAACATCCTTCAGGGCTTTTCAACCCCCAGTAAAGAAGGAGTTGATCAACCCATAGCAGTTGTGATGGAAGACAGTAGTCAGCATGAGGCCCTGAGATGTCGAGTCATCAAATCCAGTGGCAGAGAGAAGCCAGACTCAGATGATGATATGGACATGGTGTCTCTTGTTACTGCCAAATTGGTAAACACAACCATTACTCCAGAGCCCAAGCAACAGCCCAACTCTAGAGAAAAGGCCAAATCCCGAGGGGGACTTAGAACCTCCCTCTTTGAGAATGATAAAGATGTGGGAACAGAAAATGAATCTGGGAAACCTGTCAGAGCCTCCACCAATGCCGTGGAGCTCCCAGAGGCCAATGGTGCCGGGGTAAAAAGCCAGCGGCCCTTTAGCCCCAGAGAGGCCTTGCGATCTAGAGCCATCATCAAACCTGTCATCATTGATAAGGATGTGAAAAAAGTCATGGGAGGATCTGGAACCGAGGCCACATTGGAAAAACAGAAGTCTACTTCCAAACCAGGGCCAAACAAAGTGACAAGCAGTATAACTATCTACCCCTCTGACAGCAGCCCGAGAGCTGCTCTAGGCGAGGCCCTGCGGGAGAGGCACACATCCACCAGCAACATCCAGGTTGGGCCACCAGAGCTCACGTCGGTTAGTAACCATGTCAGCTCCCCCTTTGAGCTCTCCATTCACAAACATGACATCACCCTGCAGTTCACAGAAGCTGAAAGAATGGGAGATGGGGCCCCGAAGAACAGGCCAGAAACGGTGGTCTCTCGGAGCAGCATTATAATCAAGCCATCCGATCCTGTGGAGAGGAATAGCCATGCACCCACAGCGGAGACAATCAGGTGGAAAAGCCATAGTGGCCCCTTAGAAGTGGGCTCGTCAGATGCCAGACACGTTACTGTGAGAAATGCCTGGAAGAGTAGGCGAGACTTGAACTCTTTAGAAGACCCCCCGACTCGAATAGGTAAAAATGTGGAATCTACCAACACCTACATCCAGAGATCTTCCACAGACTATTCAGACCTTGAACAGCCCAGCTCATACCTTTTTGAGCAGGGCACTCGAAGGGTAGGCAACTCAGGGGATGCCCCCGAGCTCTCCTCCAGAAGGACCCAAAGCAGCCTCACCGTGTCAGAGGTGCTCACTCGTCGGAATCGGGTAGGAGATACTGTCACGGCTGAAGCCTGGAACCACTTGGCAGGCATGGTAAGTCccacttctttccctctctcctgttctccttccactttccccttttctcctttactttcttttttgttccccTCTGCCCTGGCCTGTGTGACTCAGGATTATGGAGACTGGGGCTGAGAAACACTGAATAGAACTGGGTAGTTCAGAGAACTGTTGAAAATAATGTGGATTTGGccttaaagaagaatgaagtacCTTGAAGAAGGTATTTGGCAGAGAGCAGCATGCATTTCCAAAATCTTTTCCCCAATTTGTCTCCTTCATTTTGCCTTCACATATGAAGGCTacaaaaaaggagagagatgtGGCCTCTGTTCTCTTGGTCGCCAGAGGAGCTCCCCTTATAGCCCCACAGAGCAGTACCTAGAAGCACAAGAATCAGCTGCAGCTGTTGGGAGGTTCTGGGTTAAAGGAGGAAGCACAGTGGCTTTCTGTAGAGCAGAGATGGAGCCAAGGAAATGAGTTCTTTGGCTGCCTCAGTTTAGGCAGATCTTTGCCAGCTGCTGGCATGTAGGGGCTGAGGAGCACTGGGGCTTACACTGGGCCTACTTGGATAAGCTTTATGCCCGAGCATCACTTTTTGTCCCAGACACCTATGTAGGCCATTATGTCATCAGTctgagggcagggctggttcAGTGTGGCTTGTTACTGGATAGACAAATCTAGAATCTCTCCTTATATGAGTGTCAGAGTGCCAGAACAACATATGAAGGGGAGGCCCCCAGGAGTGTCTTTTAGATGTGAGTCCTGTGATGAAGAAAGATGTTTTTGACCTAGAGATTGTTcccttcttttattatttgtttaaatatttatttttggctgcgccgggtcttggttgcggcacgcgggatctttcgttgtggtgtgtgggcttctctctagttgaggcgcgcgggctctagagcatgcaggcttagttgccccatggcatgtgggatcttagttccccaaccagggatcgaacctgtgcctcctgcattggaaggcggattcttaacctctggactaccagggaagtccctgttcctttcttttaaaaggcAGGTGGTGACTGTGTGTTAAGTTGAAAAGCCCTGAGTCTTTACAGGGTACTTTAAAGCACTTCCCCACCCGCTGTCTTATTCAGTCTCTCCAACAGccctggtgtgtgtggggggatattatccctattttttaGATGTAGAAATGGAGGGTCAGCGACACAAAGGGTCTCTTCACCAAGGCCATCCAGGTGAATTACTGGAAGAGCTAAGATTTGAATCCAAGATTCTTGTCTCTAAATCCAATGCTCTTTTTTACCTTGCCAACCAGACTTTCTCACTCATTCTTTGATCTGCATTAGCTGGGGAGGAGCAACAAGAACATTAAAAAGGCAGAATTCTGGTAGAAGAGGAGTGCAGAGAAAGTTGGATGAAGCTAAAACTGTGGATGTCTGAGAAATATAGGGTGAGGGGCACATGAGATGAGATATGGTAGGAAAGGTATATGTGAGCTTTTTGGTAGTCTGTAGGTGGGAAGTAGGATAAGAGCTGTCCAGCTTCCTTTTCATACTTCCCTGCCTCTCCAGCGAGCAAATGGCTCTGACCCTGAGAGGCCTGCAGCCTGCACGTGCAACACTCCAGTAATGCTGGCCCCTACTTGGAGGTCCCACTCCAGTGGCCCTGTTCCTGGTCCTGTCCCTTTTTAGGGCTCCTGTTCAGCTGTGAGCCTCCCAGTCTACCCTAGGAGCTCTCAGCAGCTTGGAGTTCGTAGGTGGAACTTTGATACTGGCCAGTCCTTTGCAGTTCTGCTGTGGTCGGTCTGCACCACATCTCCCTGTTAGAGAGGGCCATTGGGGTGGGGAGTGACGGTGTCTTATTATTCACTGTATTGTTCTCTGCAGCTGACTTTTGTCATCTGTTGGCACAGGAGGAAGGTGACGACTGCACACTCAGTGTCTACAGGCGACTGCACAACTCCCTCGAAAGGTCTGAACTGTCTGCAAAGCCGGGGCTGCCCGAGCCTGGGCGACCCCGGGCTGAGGAACGGTTACGGCCAAACAGGCCCTGTGCTGAGGAAAACTGAGCCAGCTGGTGAGGTCTGCTGTCTCCTCTGCTCCTGCTTCTCAGCTCTTGCGCCTTCGTGCCCTGTGAAGGAGCCAGGCTAGAAACTAGGCCTTGGCTGGGAGACTGGCAGAGAGCCAGGCTGTGGCTTCTTTTTTGCCAGTTGGCCAGAGGGAATCAGAAACTACAAGCTGGACATGGTCACCCAGGGCCAGCCTTCCCTGATGCATGAGTCTACTCTCCTTGTCCCCGTCCCCCAGGTAGGATGGGCCACTCTGGCCCCCACATGAGGAAAGACATAGAAACCCCTTGTATCCCCGCCACACAACAGCAGCCAAATCTCTTCTCTGCTCCTTGGTGGGTTCTGTGTCATAGGGCAACCCCTTCTGTGGTTAACGTTCTGATTTCTTAGTCTCTTCACCGCATCCAGTTCACTCCTCATTTGCCCCAGGGGCCTGTGCACCCACCAGCCATCAGCTCC
This sequence is a window from Globicephala melas chromosome 1, mGloMel1.2, whole genome shotgun sequence. Protein-coding genes within it:
- the LUZP1 gene encoding leucine zipper protein 1 codes for the protein MAEFTSYKDTASSRHLRFKLQSLSRRLDELEEATKNLQKAEDELLDLQDKVIQAEGSNSSMLAEIEVLRQRVLRIEGKDEEIKRAEDLCQQMKEKLEEEENLTRELKSEIERLQKRMAELEKLEEAFSRSKNDCTQLCLSLNEERNLTKKISSELEMLRVKVKELESSEDRLDKTEQSLVSELEKLKSLTLTFVSERKYLNEKEKENEKLIKELTQKLEQNKKMNRDYTRNASNLLERNDLRIEDGISSTLPSKESRRKGTLDYLKQVENETRNKSENEKNRNQEDNKVKDLNQEIEKLKTQIKHFESLEEELKKMRAKNNDLQDNYLSEQNKNKLLASQLEEIKLQIKKQKELENGEVEGEDAFLSSKGRHERTKFRAHGNEAPVSKQTPRELSPQHKRERHRNREFVLNNENYPLSNRQVSSPSFTNRRAAKASNTGAGADSGTQETKRTEDRFASGSSQSEGKKSREQPSVLSRYPPAAQEHNKVWKGTPKPGTESGLKGKVEKTTRTFSDTTHGSVPNDISGRGDKASDTSTEALFGKRGQVPGNGSQITQAADSGSSKAVGALATSRRSSSEGLSKGKKAANGPEADTSFPNSKAPPLSKYPYSSRSQENILQGFSTPSKEGVDQPIAVVMEDSSQHEALRCRVIKSSGREKPDSDDDMDMVSLVTAKLVNTTITPEPKQQPNSREKAKSRGGLRTSLFENDKDVGTENESGKPVRASTNAVELPEANGAGVKSQRPFSPREALRSRAIIKPVIIDKDVKKVMGGSGTEATLEKQKSTSKPGPNKVTSSITIYPSDSSPRAALGEALRERHTSTSNIQVGPPELTSVSNHVSSPFELSIHKHDITLQFTEAERMGDGAPKNRPETVVSRSSIIIKPSDPVERNSHAPTAETIRWKSHSGPLEVGSSDARHVTVRNAWKSRRDLNSLEDPPTRIGKNVESTNTYIQRSSTDYSDLEQPSSYLFEQGTRRVGNSGDAPELSSRRTQSSLTVSEVLTRRNRVGDTVTAEAWNHLAGMEEGDDCTLSVYRRLHNSLERSELSAKPGLPEPGRPRAEERLRPNRPCAEEN